The Candidatus Deferrimicrobium sp. genome contains the following window.
GTGGGCGGTGTCCCGATACGTGCCGTCCTTCGTCTTCTTGCTCGGCATGGCGACGAACAGGTTGGCGCTCCCCTGGATGATCTTGAGATCGCGGACAACGAAGCAGTCGTCGAAGATGATCGTGGCGTACCCTTTCAGTTTCTCGTTGTCCGACACCGGAAAGACCTTCACCTCGGTGATCCGCATCCTAGCCTCCTCCCCTTCCTCTCGAGCTGTTAGATGCTTCTTGCGACGAAGACCGTACGTTCCTTTCCCGCGCCGTCGCCAGTCGATATGTTTCCTCGCGCCGCCCGCG
Protein-coding sequences here:
- the spoVG gene encoding septation regulator SpoVG, translating into MRITEVKVFPVSDNEKLKGYATIIFDDCFVVRDLKIIQGSANLFVAMPSKKTKDGTYRDTAHPLNIETRRMIEDAVIGAYERGTGAVLDDVAAAR